One Prosthecobacter algae DNA segment encodes these proteins:
- a CDS encoding beta strand repeat-containing protein codes for MPCLLVFLASLSASAQVVNGTWNPAQTGTQSWAVPGNWTGGVAPGQTTGTTSADTATFGSTTAETLITIDAGRNLRSLTFNGTNTAGLYTLGSAGPNAGEALRLSSGGSLTVSSGTLTTTTINAPLILEAASGTTAGTYTIANNATSADADPGTYKLNITGNISGGTTTSTIALNLNTTIGNRSNDASGNTVSGLISNGGALGGLSVSVNGVNGGQRGVWRIINDANSYTGNTVVTNATLLFSSIANAGSNSAVGAGSGFTVGANSHVKYTGAAASTDRTITGGGSFYNQGSGALTLTGSVLLPGTLTFRGSQNFIIDGLISGTGGLNRTDSGTVFLNNNANSFLGNISISDGAFRFATLGNKGVNSAMGAGTLITLGQNSGTIGRIEFTGANGGSSDRDIRLSNGNGTNSGNARIDNTVAGQTLTLSGTVRSTSTDAAHVSSLNLHGVGNGVMSGVIGGTNTNASATIALQLTKTGTGTWALSAANNYSRGTLISAGTLLATNTTGSATGTGNVITSGTGTLGGTGIISGGTGASITIASGTRLMVGNTHQLANSVAGSAGYLGQVSNLRLGGATNVAITLAGTLQFDLFSNAGAATLGQSDLLSLTTQASTITLGGIISVADVSGSHLPWRNGIWQLIDWTGIGSATKTGNFTFDFANAGTLPSGYGWVTDNFLTDGTISINKTAFNHTWQGDVDGSWANGENWEVGTVPSPSTDVFFQGLASNLTTAIDGDRNVRSLYFSGEQNFVVNTGTGGVLYSYGDTLEVLGGTQVFNAQLRLANGTAPAYNIVNNGTLTFTNAMMYHRLSGSATTSLDIIFSGTGNTTVNHFQRRTNEYDVNIVKNGPGTLTLTGSTSTEATTTAGSITGTTTVNAGKLRLNNEGNLGSNPAAFNAAHLTLNGGTLTAYNSFVMDDANRGITFGPNGGTIEVEATRTLTVQNAVTGTGDFDKTGFGTLVLGSASNTHSGTTEVLAGTLDVATGGFTGTGATFVSYGAQLVGTGTVQASNFSLLEGAGLQGGNIITGSTTGNGTLTFTPASGVGTYDFATSSGIELSITSATNQGVLDPNFGGNAVGSPGYQTYVQGITGSGDHDRLVFNGGSGSSLTFSGNITVSSSGFTPVAGQIFNLLDWATLVSTNFTGFDVGMNRDGSGDNLGQFNLPDISGTGYIWDVSQFTSTGSLVIVFIPEPSRVLLLMLGAMALLGRRRR; via the coding sequence TTGCCTTGCCTTTTGGTTTTTCTGGCCAGCCTTTCTGCTTCCGCCCAGGTGGTGAATGGCACCTGGAATCCGGCCCAGACGGGCACTCAAAGTTGGGCAGTTCCGGGTAACTGGACGGGCGGGGTAGCCCCCGGCCAGACCACAGGGACCACCAGTGCAGACACGGCCACCTTTGGCAGCACCACGGCGGAAACGCTGATCACCATTGATGCGGGAAGAAACCTCCGCAGCCTGACCTTCAATGGCACCAATACAGCCGGGCTATACACCCTGGGCAGTGCCGGGCCCAATGCCGGCGAAGCTCTGCGTCTGAGCAGCGGTGGTAGCTTGACGGTGTCTTCCGGGACCCTCACCACGACGACCATCAATGCCCCCCTCATCCTGGAGGCTGCCAGCGGCACCACGGCAGGCACCTACACCATCGCCAATAATGCGACGAGCGCCGATGCGGACCCTGGCACCTACAAGCTGAACATCACGGGCAACATCAGCGGTGGCACCACCACCTCGACCATCGCGCTGAACTTGAACACTACCATCGGTAACCGCAGCAACGATGCCTCCGGGAACACCGTGAGCGGCCTCATCTCCAATGGCGGTGCCCTGGGCGGACTTTCGGTTTCTGTGAATGGAGTCAACGGCGGTCAGCGCGGCGTCTGGCGTATCATCAACGATGCCAACAGTTATACCGGCAATACGGTGGTGACCAATGCCACGCTTCTCTTCTCCAGCATCGCAAATGCTGGCTCTAATAGCGCCGTTGGCGCGGGTAGCGGCTTCACTGTCGGGGCCAACTCTCATGTGAAATACACAGGTGCGGCTGCCTCGACGGATCGTACCATCACAGGCGGTGGTTCCTTTTACAATCAGGGCTCCGGGGCATTGACTCTGACTGGCAGCGTTTTGCTGCCGGGAACCCTGACCTTCCGTGGCTCCCAGAACTTCATCATCGATGGGTTGATCTCTGGCACAGGCGGTCTGAACCGCACCGACAGCGGTACGGTCTTTCTGAACAATAATGCCAACAGCTTTTTGGGGAACATCAGCATTTCCGATGGGGCGTTCCGCTTTGCCACCCTTGGCAATAAAGGGGTCAATTCGGCCATGGGCGCAGGTACCCTGATCACCCTGGGACAAAATAGCGGCACCATTGGTCGCATTGAGTTTACCGGCGCAAACGGTGGCTCCAGTGATCGCGACATCCGCCTTTCCAACGGCAACGGCACCAACAGTGGTAATGCCCGCATTGACAACACCGTGGCCGGACAGACGCTGACCCTCAGCGGTACGGTCCGCTCCACCAGCACCGATGCAGCCCATGTCTCTAGCCTTAATCTGCACGGCGTGGGCAATGGTGTGATGAGCGGCGTCATCGGCGGAACCAATACAAATGCCAGTGCCACGATCGCCCTGCAGCTCACCAAGACGGGCACCGGCACCTGGGCACTTTCTGCCGCCAATAATTATTCCCGTGGTACTCTCATCAGCGCAGGCACCCTGCTGGCTACCAATACCACTGGTTCCGCCACGGGTACGGGCAATGTCATCACCAGCGGCACCGGCACCCTGGGTGGCACGGGCATCATCAGCGGCGGCACGGGAGCCAGCATCACCATCGCCTCTGGTACCCGTCTGATGGTGGGGAATACGCATCAGTTGGCGAATAGTGTGGCAGGCAGCGCGGGTTACCTGGGCCAGGTTTCGAATCTCCGCCTGGGCGGGGCCACCAATGTCGCGATCACACTCGCGGGCACGCTTCAGTTTGATCTCTTCAGCAACGCCGGGGCTGCCACTCTGGGGCAGTCGGATCTGCTCAGCCTCACCACCCAGGCATCCACCATCACCCTTGGCGGCATCATTTCGGTGGCGGATGTTTCCGGTTCCCACCTCCCCTGGCGTAATGGGATCTGGCAGCTCATTGACTGGACGGGCATCGGCTCCGCCACCAAGACGGGGAATTTTACCTTCGACTTTGCCAATGCCGGAACTCTGCCCAGCGGCTATGGCTGGGTGACCGACAACTTCCTCACCGATGGGACCATTTCGATCAACAAAACCGCGTTCAACCACACTTGGCAGGGCGATGTCGATGGCTCCTGGGCGAACGGGGAAAATTGGGAGGTCGGCACGGTTCCCTCTCCCAGCACCGACGTCTTTTTCCAAGGCTTGGCCAGCAACTTAACGACTGCGATTGATGGGGACCGAAACGTTCGCAGCCTCTACTTCAGCGGTGAACAGAACTTCGTCGTCAATACAGGCACCGGAGGAGTGTTGTATTCCTATGGGGACACCTTGGAAGTTCTGGGCGGCACCCAGGTCTTCAATGCCCAGCTCCGTCTGGCCAATGGCACCGCTCCCGCCTACAACATCGTCAACAATGGTACTCTGACCTTCACGAACGCGATGATGTACCACCGGCTCTCCGGGAGCGCGACAACCTCCCTGGATATCATCTTCAGCGGCACGGGCAACACGACGGTGAACCACTTCCAGCGTCGCACCAATGAATACGATGTGAACATCGTCAAAAATGGTCCGGGCACCTTGACCCTGACCGGTTCTACCAGCACAGAAGCGACGACCACGGCTGGCTCCATCACAGGCACCACGACGGTGAACGCGGGCAAGCTGCGCCTGAACAATGAAGGCAATCTGGGCTCCAATCCCGCCGCTTTCAATGCCGCCCATCTCACTTTGAACGGTGGCACCCTCACGGCCTACAATTCCTTTGTCATGGATGATGCAAACCGTGGCATCACCTTTGGTCCGAACGGCGGCACGATCGAAGTGGAAGCCACCCGGACCTTGACCGTTCAGAATGCCGTCACAGGCACGGGCGATTTTGACAAGACCGGCTTCGGCACTCTGGTGCTGGGCAGTGCTTCGAATACCCACAGTGGCACGACGGAAGTGCTGGCAGGCACCCTCGATGTGGCCACGGGTGGGTTCACCGGCACCGGGGCGACCTTTGTATCTTATGGGGCGCAGTTGGTCGGCACAGGCACCGTTCAGGCTTCCAATTTCTCTTTGCTTGAGGGCGCAGGTCTCCAGGGCGGTAACATCATCACGGGTTCAACCACGGGCAATGGCACGCTCACCTTCACGCCCGCATCCGGCGTGGGGACCTATGATTTTGCCACGAGCTCCGGCATCGAACTCAGCATCACCAGCGCCACCAACCAGGGCGTGCTGGATCCCAACTTTGGTGGCAATGCCGTGGGTTCTCCCGGTTACCAAACCTACGTGCAGGGCATCACTGGCAGCGGTGATCATGACCGCCTCGTTTTCAATGGCGGCAGCGGCTCCTCGCTGACGTTCAGCGGCAACATCACGGTCAGCTCTTCTGGTTTTACCCCGGTCGCAGGCCAGATCTTCAATCTGCTGGACTGGGCGACTCTGGTCTCCACCAACTTCACCGGCTTTGATGTCGGGATGAACCGCGACGGTTCGGGCGACAATCTGGGCCAGTTCAATCTTCCAGACATCAGTGGCACGGGCTACATTTGGGATGTCAGCCAGTTCACCAGCACGGGCAGCCTTGTCATTGTCTTTATCCCCGAGCCGAGCCGTGTCCTGCTGCTCATGCTCGGTGCGATGGCCCTTTTGGGGCGTCGCCGTCGTTAA